A region of the Candidatus Krumholzibacteriia bacterium genome:
CCGAGCACCTCGACCTCGACGACCCGCGGCCGTTCCCGGGCGGGATCGTAGGCGGGCAGACGCCCCTGGGCGAGCGAGCGATCGTCGTCGGTGTCGAAGGCCGTCGCCGCCTCGTCGTCGACGAAGCAGCCCCCGCGAAGTCCGGGAATGGGGGCCTCGGGCGAGAGCACCCAGTGGTCGCCGATCCTCTGCAGTGTGCCGAAGACCCGCCGCGGCGCGGCCCGCAGGACACGGTCGACGGCGGCAAGCCTCTCGCGGCCCTCGCGCACGCGCCGGATCCGGACGGTGTCGCCGGGAACGACCTCCTCCTGGGCCGTCGGAACCAGAGGCAGGCGCTCGCCGCCGCCCATGCGGACGTGGGTCGCCCGCTGGCCGACACCCTCCACGGTGCCCTCGAGAAAGCGCGCCACCGCGAGGGAGCCGTAACGGCGACGGGGCAGGGTGCCGATGCGCCCTGCCCTCGCCAGTTCCACGACTTCGCTGCGGAGTTCGCGATAGCGCGAATGCGGGACGCCCAGGGCCCGCTGGATCTCCTTCACCTTGAACCCGCGATCGGGCTCGGCGGCGAAGAGCTCCAGGATCTCGGCCCGGAGATCCCCGGCGGAACGCCGACTCCTGCGTCGGCGGCCACTCATGCCGGTCCTCGCGTGCGGACCGGTCTCGAACGGGTCGTGGTCCGCATTCGCACTCCGGGCTACTTGCCCTTCTTCTTGTGCCGGTTCTTCCGCAGGCGCTTCTTGCGCTTGTGCGTGTTGATCTTCTTGCGCTTGCGCTTCTTGCCACTCGGCATCGCGTACCTCCCGGGCCCGGTGCCCGACCGCTTGCTGTCCACGGAAACGCCGCCCCGGGGGGGCGGCGATCACGGCGGCCGCGGCACGGCCGCGATCCGACGTTCTCGCTGATCTTCTACTGCACGGGCCCGCCCGATCCCGTCGACGCGGCGTCCTCCGGCCCGGCGGAGTCGTCCGCCGAAGCGTCCGGATCGATCAGGGCCTTCAGTTCGTTCGAAGCCTTGAAGTAGGGAACGAGCTTCGCCGGCACCTCGACCGCGGCCCCCGTGCGGGGGTTCCGCGCCTTGCGTGAGCGCCGCTCCTTCACCTTGAAACTGCCGAAGCCCCTGAGTTCGACCTTGTCGCCCTCGCAGAGCGCTCGACTGATGTTCTCGAGGATGAGATCCACGACGACGCCGGTGTCCTTCTTCGAAAGACCGGTGCCCTCGGAGATGGCCTCGACGAGATCGGCCTTGGTCATCGGTATCCTTCCGGTGTCCTCGATGCGTCATCGGGCGCCCGGACCAGCGGGGCGCCGCCGTCGATGAAGGTCGATCCGACGGGGCCGATCACCGTGCCGAAGCGATGAACTTAACACACTCCCGGCCCGATCGCCGCCCCAGGGGCCGGCCACGGCGCACTTCAACGCCTGCGAGACTACAGATCCTATGCCCCGGGACGTGCAAGTCAATGACGAAATTGAGGTTGCCGCATTCGACCGTCCAAGGCCGCGGTGCGGCGTCGGCCGCCGGAAATGCGAAGGCGGCGCCCGTCGCCGGACGCCGCCCCCGAAATTCAAGCGCCACCCGCTCATGCCGCGTGCCGGAGACTCTGGGATGCCACGATGGCGGAGCTCCCGACAAGGCGCGCGCGTTCGCAGGCGACGCTGTCGGGAGCTCTATCAAGCACCGTGCCCGGATCGACCCGAAGAGGCCGTCGATCGTCCTCCGTGCGGCGAGACGCTCCCTGCCGGGGGTCTGCGGGGGTCTCCGACCCCACGCTGCCTGCATACGCCGGAGTGCAGTCTGCGCCGGCCGTCCGGCAGACTGCGCGGCCTCACCCGGTGCGGAAGGGAATCAGCGTCCGGTCTCGGGGATCGAGCAGCACGGCTCCGAGCCCGGCCGCTGCGAGCAGTTCCAACCAGGTGCGGCGCGCCTCCACCGGATCGGCCGCGCCGTGGGCCACGTTCCCCAGACCGACGAGGGTGGGGATCTCGGGATGGTCGTGGGCCCAGGCCGCGACGAACTCGAGCAGCCCCCGTCCGGCGGCGACGTCGGTGCCCCAGGGCAGCGCGACCCCGTCGATCAGCAGCGAGCGGGGATCGAGGCCGGTCCGTTCGAAGCGTTCGACCGCATCCTCGGCCCAGGCGCGGCGGTCGTCCGCGCCGACCGGAAGGGTTCGGCCGCGGCGGAGCTGCACCACGAGCCGGCCGCCGGGTCTCTGCAACAGGTCGACCAGGGCCTCGTCGAACGCCGCGTCGGCCGGCCAGGAGTTGAGCACGACCGGGGCCCGGCGTCCCCGCGCGCAGCGGAGCAGCGTGGCCGGATCGGGCCCGTCGAGCGACAGCGGGAGATCGGTGACGGCCTCCACCACCTCGGCCATCCACAGCAGGACGTCGGCCTCGGCACCGCCCATGGACGAGGCGTTGAGATCGATCGCGTCGGCTCCGGCCGCCGCGAGCGCGCGGGCCCGCACCTCGAGCCAGCGCCGGTCGCCCGATGCGACGGCACCGCCGACCTCGGGATCGGTGGTGGTGAGCGGATCGGCGATCACGAACACGGCTCAGCCGGCGCGCTGCGCCGCCGTGCGCGCGAAGACCGTGCGCAACAGCTCCTCGTGGGCAGCCGTCCACCGCACGTCGCGGCGGGCCATCACGGTGCGGGCCGTGCGCAGGGCGTCGTCGAGACGGTACTCGCGGATCCCGTCGGCGCCGCCCCATCCGAAGGCCGGGAAGAAGCGCGGCGCGAAGCCCCCACCGAAGACGTTGCCGGCCACGCCGACCACACCGCCGGTGGTCAGCATGGTGTCGATTCCCGTCTTGACGTGGTCGGCCAGGAGCTGGCCCACGAACGACAGGCCCGTGTCGATCGGCCCGTCGCCGAGATCCACGCGGACCGGCCCGTAGTTGTTCTTGAGGTCGCTGCCGTTGGTGTCGGCCCCGAGATTCACCCAGTTGCCGACCAGCGCGTGGCCGAGGAACCCGTCGTGCTGCTTGTTGCTGAGGTCGTGGATCACCGACTCCTCGATCTCGCCCCCGACCTTGCAGAAGGCTCCGACCGAGGTCCCCTCGCGCAGCTTGGCGCCGGGGTTGACGACCGAGCCCGGCCCGACGTAGGCGGGACCGACGACCACCGACAGCGGATGCACGACACACCCGGGGCCGAGGACGACCGGACCCTCCTCGGCGTCGATCACGGCCCCCGGCCGCACGCGCGCTCCGCGGGCGACGTGGATCCGTTCGGACTCGACGAAGGTCGCACCCGGGAAGATGTCGGCCAGCTCGGCGCCGTCGACCCAGGCCGCGGCGGCCAGCCACTGCAACCGCGGGCTGTGGTCCTCGAAGTCCACGCCGAAGATCCGCCGCTCCGGCGCGCCGCGCCCGGCCAGCCACCCGGCGTCGGCCACCAGGTGCTGCTCGTTGGCCGCGACGACCTCCCAGGGCCGGGCGAAGAAACCCAGTCCGGTCGGTGCACTCGACCCGTCGTCGTCGCGGGCCGACGCGCGCGCGGGCAGTTCGCTCGCCGTGGTGCGGGCCATCCAGAGGCGTCCGTCCACCCGGATCTCGCTCCCCGATCCGAGCGACGCGATCGCCCGCGCCAGGTCGTCGACGGTCCCGGTGAGCTGGGCGTTGACCGCGAGGACCTCGGCGTCGCCGTCGTCGAGGAGCGGGACGAGGCCCCGCGTGATCTCCGTCAAGTACGCACGAACGGACCCATAGACGTTTGCCGTCGTGGCAATTGCCTCGATCCGTTCACGCAGGTTCAGAATTCCGCAACGGAGCTCGAAGGCCGGACGCGTGTCGACGATCGGCCCCAGGTCCACGACCCGATCGTCCTCGAAAAGGACGATCGGAAGGTGGGTCGGCACGTTCATGCGGTGCGGCTCGCCGTCTGGAGATCGACGGAGGAGCGTCGGAGGAGGGAGTTGGTGGAGCCAAGGGGGATCGAACCCCTGACCTCATGACTGCCAGTCATGCGCTCTCCCAGCTGAGCTATGGCCCCACTCAACTGACCGGGACGATGTACGGGAAGACCGGAGCCGTGTCAAGGCGCGGCCGGTTGCCGCGAGTTGACAGAGGCCGGAGCCCTCACTACGCTCCTCGCCGCCCACCGAGGGTTTCGACGCGCCGGAGTGGCGGAACTGGCAGACGCGCGGGACTCAAAATCCCGTGGACCTTGGTCCGTGTGGGTTCGAGCCCCACCTCCGGCACCATCTCCGAATTCCCCGCACCCCGCCTCAGGGTGCGACCTCGCGTTCGTACGGATCACCGATCGCGCCACCCCGTTCGTCGAGGGCCTGGACCCGCACGGTCACCGTGTCGAAGGCCCGCACGGTCCGTAGCAGCGCGGGAGTCCACTGCAGCGAGTCGGCACGCGAGGTCTCCTCGAACAGCAGACGCGTGCCCGACCATGCGCGCACGCGATAGGCGTCGGCCCCGGCCACACGTTCCCACCGCAGCGCCCCGGGTGCCGGCGCGTCCTCCGTGCGGCTCCCGCCACCACAGCCCCCGAGCAGGATCAGCACGACCAGGACGACCAGTGGAATCGTCAGGACCATCCACCACGTCCGGTGTGCATCGCTCACCTTCATGCCGCGACCTTCCAGGGGTCCGGGTGCGATTGCGTCCACCTCGCCCCCCAACGTAGACGCTGCGCCCGATCCCGGGCAAGATGCGGCACGGATGCTGCCGGTGCACACGGAAACGAGCCGAGAGCCGTCACCACGAAGCAGCTCGTCTCGGCCTTCGAGCATAACCGATTCGCCCCCAACACCCTGAGGCCTTGGCTTCGAGTGGTTTCACGGGAAACACGAACAACCCGCTGAGCCATTGTGCGCAAAGGCCGTGCGATCTCGCGCAGGCGAGTTCCACGGCGCGAGTGCCCACGCCCCGAGGAGGAACCGGACCTTGGTCCACCGACCGCGCCTCGACGGACAGACCCTGCTCATGGTGGCGTGGAGCGTCACCATGACCGTGACCGGGCAGCTCGTCCTCCGCCACGCGATGTCCGGGCTCGCCGACCAGCCCTTCGTCGACGTCGTGCTCGGAGCGGTGGTGTCGCCGCTGGTCTGGACCGGCGCCCTCCTGTACCTGCTCTCGACCGTCACCTGGTTGGTGGTCCTGTCACGGATCGATCTGTCGGTGGCCTACCCGATGGGCTCGATGAACTACGTGCTGGTGGTGCTGCTCTCGGCGACACTGCTCGACGAGAACGTCGGGCTACTGCGCATGGCCGGCCTGGGCCTGATCCTCGTCGGCATCCTGGTCGTGGCGCGGGCCGAGCGTCGAGTCTCCCGTCCGATGGAGCCGATGCCTTGATCGTCGTCGTCCTGCTGGCGAGTATCTTCTTCGCCGTCCTCGGTCAGGTGTCGTTCAAGCGAGGCATGAACCGGGTCGGACGGATCGAGTTGCGCTCGGTGCTGGACTGGCGCTCGGGCGTGATCCCGATCCTGACCGGCTTCGTCGCCTACGGCACGTCGATGGTGCTGTGGCTGTACACCCTTTCCCGCGTCGAGCTGAGCTATGCCTTTCCCTTCGTATCGTTGAGCTACGTCGGGATCATGCTGGCGGCGCGGCTGGGACTGGGCGAGCCGGTCGACCGGCACCGCGTGCTCGGCAGCGCGTTGATCGTCGCCGGGGTCGTGCTCGTCAGCCTGACCCGCTGAACGGCGGGACTCCGATCCCCGGGAGGAATGCGTGGAGGTCGTACGACGGACGGCGGGTCTTCTGGCCGCACTCGTGCTGCTCGCGGCTGCGGTCGTGCTGGTCTTCGGCCCGTTCCCGCGGACTCCGGATCCGGGTCCACCCGCGGTCGGCTCCCCGCCGTGGACCGATCAGGGCAGGGCGGTCGCCCTCGTCGCGCACCCGGAGGCCGCGGGCGACCTGGCCTGGGTCGATCTCCTGGAATCGGTGTTCGGGGGGATCGACGTACTCGACGCCGACGACCCCGCCACCGTCACGCGCGCCGCCGCCACGGACCGGGCCCTGGTGGTGATCGGCCACGAGACGGTCCGCCGCAGCGAGCCCGTCGACTGGACGTCCCTCGACGCCTTCGTGGACGCGGGCGGCACGCTGCTGCTCGAGACCCCCGAGGGCCCGTGGGCGGAACTCGCCGGCGTGGAGGTCGCCAGCGTCGAGCGGCGCGATCGCGCGCCCTGGCCGGGGCCACGGACGCCCGCGACCGCCTTCGTCGTCGACGGAACCGGTGGATCACCCGGATCCATCCCTCCGGTGTCCCTGCGCGTTCCGCTGTCGTCGTGGCGCTACGGGCCGCGGCGCGAGGGCGGAAACCCCGCCCGTCCGTGGATCGCGGCCGGCGGCCGGCCCGCCGTGTGGAGCCGGGCCACGGGGCGGGGCGCGATCGTCGCGGTGTCGCACCACCTGTCACGTCTGGCGATCGACCTGGCCGAGGGCCCGCCCTCGGGGGCCGCGCCCGACCACGCATGGACGGATGCCTGGACCCAGGTCCTGCTCGGCCCCGACGCGGCCCCCTGGCCGTGGCCCCGATGGTCGAACGCCCCGGCAGGCGACGACGGATGGCTGCTCCTGTGCGCACCGGACACGGCCACCGTCGATGGCCCCGTGACGCGCTTCGTCCGGGCGGGGTCCGGGGCGTCGGCAGATGCCGACGGGATCGAGACGATCTGGCCCCGTCCCACGGCGTGGGACGAAGTGCCGCCCGCGCTCCGGCGCGAAGTGCACTGGGGCCCGCTGCCGGTCTTCCGCGAGATCCGCTCCACCGCCGAGCAGGTGGGGATGCTGCGCGACGCGGTCGACGCGCCTCTGCATCGCTTCGTCGATCGTCGGCCCGACGAGGTCGGAATCGTGCGGGCGGCACTCGTGACCGCCGGAGTCCGCGCCGACCTGAGCCAAGGCCCGGGACGAGGTGCCACGGGCGGTTTCGCGGCCGGAACCGGCCGTCCTCGGACACCGTTCTCGGCCACGGGTGGGCGCCTGGAGTTCGTCGAACTCCCCCACCTCGCACGGTGGGAGACGATCGACGTCGACCGCCTGACGATCTGGACCCGCAACAACGCGCGGGGCGCGGCGGGGCCACTGACGGTGCACGTGGACGATCTCCGCGCCACGGAACCGTCGCGCGCTCGGTTCGCGGAACATCGCGTGGCCGGGGTCGAGGACTTCCTCGACTGGTGGGACGGACGCCGGCGGGCACGCCTGCACTGGGGCCGCGACCGCGATCGTCTGGTGGTGTCGGTCGACGTCCCGTCCGACCTCGCACCCGGTCTGGCGCTCCTGCTGCCCCGCGCGTGGCGGGATCGGGTGCTGGTCGACTGGTCGGCCCCGTGGTCGCCCGCCCGCAGCCGACGCGTGCGGCGCCACGACGGAACCCCGTGGCTCGAGATCGAGGTCCCCGCGGGCACCCGCGCGGCGCTCCGGGCCACCTATGCGCCCATGCGACCCTGAGTCGGCGGGCGACCGGGACCGATGCTTCTGTTAGAATGCCGCGATGCGGTGACGAGGAATCCGACGGGAGGCCAGCCTGCGTGAACCTGCTCACGATCGAACGCCACATCGCCGAGGTCCAGCGCCGCTTCCCCGAAGCCCGCGGCAACTTCTCGGCGCTCATGAACAACATCGCGTTCGCGGCGAAGATCATCTCGTCGGCGGTCAACCGCGCCGGGCTCGTCGACATCCTCGGCGAGACCGGCGACGAGAACGTCCAGGGCGAGCGCGTGAAGAAGCTCGACCACTACGCCGACGACACGATCGTCC
Encoded here:
- a CDS encoding HU family DNA-binding protein gives rise to the protein MTKADLVEAISEGTGLSKKDTGVVVDLILENISRALCEGDKVELRGFGSFKVKERRSRKARNPRTGAAVEVPAKLVPYFKASNELKALIDPDASADDSAGPEDAASTGSGGPVQ
- a CDS encoding dihydropteroate synthase, which translates into the protein MIADPLTTTDPEVGGAVASGDRRWLEVRARALAAAGADAIDLNASSMGGAEADVLLWMAEVVEAVTDLPLSLDGPDPATLLRCARGRRAPVVLNSWPADAAFDEALVDLLQRPGGRLVVQLRRGRTLPVGADDRRAWAEDAVERFERTGLDPRSLLIDGVALPWGTDVAAGRGLLEFVAAWAHDHPEIPTLVGLGNVAHGAADPVEARRTWLELLAAAGLGAVLLDPRDRTLIPFRTG
- a CDS encoding putative sugar nucleotidyl transferase, translating into MNVPTHLPIVLFEDDRVVDLGPIVDTRPAFELRCGILNLRERIEAIATTANVYGSVRAYLTEITRGLVPLLDDGDAEVLAVNAQLTGTVDDLARAIASLGSGSEIRVDGRLWMARTTASELPARASARDDDGSSAPTGLGFFARPWEVVAANEQHLVADAGWLAGRGAPERRIFGVDFEDHSPRLQWLAAAAWVDGAELADIFPGATFVESERIHVARGARVRPGAVIDAEEGPVVLGPGCVVHPLSVVVGPAYVGPGSVVNPGAKLREGTSVGAFCKVGGEIEESVIHDLSNKQHDGFLGHALVGNWVNLGADTNGSDLKNNYGPVRVDLGDGPIDTGLSFVGQLLADHVKTGIDTMLTTGGVVGVAGNVFGGGFAPRFFPAFGWGGADGIREYRLDDALRTARTVMARRDVRWTAAHEELLRTVFARTAAQRAG
- a CDS encoding EamA family transporter — its product is MIVVVLLASIFFAVLGQVSFKRGMNRVGRIELRSVLDWRSGVIPILTGFVAYGTSMVLWLYTLSRVELSYAFPFVSLSYVGIMLAARLGLGEPVDRHRVLGSALIVAGVVLVSLTR